The proteins below come from a single Mya arenaria isolate MELC-2E11 chromosome 8, ASM2691426v1 genomic window:
- the LOC128243202 gene encoding uncharacterized protein LOC128243202 yields MDFPTTFERHSTCPLIGQVERQDEYCDFTVEFGTWTKRFHRCVLAGSGFFETLFGQKEFIEHQKGSVHIHIGDKDTLEQALMFLYNKFPVLNMDNISLMLEMAEFLLIPTLKSYCVEWLNELTITRHIVWIILSLESLYDFQVYSTCQNLPRIVGR; encoded by the exons ATGGACTTTCCTACAACGTTTGAACGTCATAGCACATGTCCTTTGATTGGTCAAGTTGAACGACAGGATGAATACTGTGACTTCACAGTCGAATTTGGGACCTGG ACAAAACGATTTCATCGTTGTGTCCTTGCTGGCAGTGGATTTTTCGAAACTTTGTTTGGACAAAAAGAATTCATCGAACACCAAAAAG gTAGTGTCCATATTCACATCGGAGACAAAGACACGCTTGAACAGGCATTGATGTTTCTATACAACAAATTTCCAGTGCTTAACATGGACAACATATCTTTGATGCTTGAAATGGCAGAGTTTCTTTTAATTCCGACTTTGAAGTCATATTGTGTTGAGTGGCTAAATGAGTTGACAATTACACGACACATTGTTTGGATTATTCTAAGCTTAGAATCGTTGTACGACTTTCAG GTATATTCAACATGCCAGAATTTGCCGCGGATCGTCGGGAGATGA